The following are from one region of the Phormidium sp. PBR-2020 genome:
- a CDS encoding DUF938 domain-containing protein, with protein sequence MIEQPRDRRQFAAATQRNREPILQVLQRVLPPEGTVLELASGTGEHGAFFAPRLAPRFWLPSDPNPLALESIEAWRQDTGCDRLLPPLELDAREAQWTLERTPPPELQDQPIRAMVCINMIHIAPWQACLGLLAGAERLLPPGGVLYLYGPYKENGQHTSPSNQGFDLMLRDRDSSWGVRDQEAVIAAAKDRGLQFQEMVEMPANNRSLVFGK encoded by the coding sequence ATCGCCGTCAGTTTGCGGCAGCAACGCAACGGAATCGAGAGCCGATTTTGCAGGTTCTTCAGCGGGTGTTACCGCCCGAGGGGACGGTATTGGAGTTGGCCAGCGGAACGGGGGAACATGGGGCGTTTTTTGCGCCTCGGTTGGCCCCCCGTTTCTGGTTACCTTCAGATCCTAATCCTCTGGCCCTGGAAAGTATTGAGGCCTGGCGGCAAGATACGGGATGCGATCGCCTGTTGCCTCCGTTAGAATTGGATGCCCGTGAGGCTCAATGGACGCTGGAACGGACACCACCTCCAGAGTTACAGGACCAGCCAATTCGAGCCATGGTCTGTATCAATATGATTCATATTGCCCCTTGGCAGGCCTGTTTGGGTCTGTTGGCGGGGGCGGAACGGCTTTTGCCTCCTGGGGGTGTTCTCTATCTATATGGCCCCTATAAGGAAAATGGCCAACATACCTCGCCGAGTAATCAGGGGTTTGATTTGATGCTGCGCGATCGTGATTCAAGTTGGGGGGTGCGTGACCAAGAGGCGGTCATTGCGGCGGCTAAGGACCGCGGCCTCCAGTTTCAGGAAATGGTGGAGATGCCGGCGAATAATCGCTCGTTGGTGTTTGGGAAATAG
- a CDS encoding saccharopine dehydrogenase-like oxidoreductase, translated as MTVNQTSPLSVGILGFGGLGQAACRLLSPKQEMRFCAVADGQGYAYTPEGLDADALITVTRDRGSVGYLDSQGVLSDQSIQDLIAAAPQVDGYFLALPNLPNTFMATVARQFIASGWKGVLVDALKRTSAVEQLLGLQDELQAAGITYMTGCGATPGLLTAAAALAAQSYAEIHHVAITFGVGIANWEAYRSTIREDIAHMPGYDVETARAMSDDEVTALLDKTNGILKLENMEHADDIMLELAGIVDRDRVTVGGIVDTRNAKKPLSTNVQVTGRTFDGKISTHTFTLGDDTSMAANVCGPAFGYLKAGISLHRRGLHGLFTAAEVMPQFVR; from the coding sequence ATGACTGTTAACCAAACTTCCCCCCTCTCCGTCGGCATATTAGGCTTCGGCGGCCTGGGACAAGCGGCCTGTCGTCTTCTGAGTCCTAAACAGGAGATGCGTTTTTGTGCCGTCGCTGATGGCCAAGGCTACGCCTACACCCCCGAGGGACTTGATGCCGATGCTCTCATTACTGTAACCCGCGATCGCGGTTCCGTCGGATACTTAGACAGCCAAGGGGTTCTCAGTGACCAAAGTATCCAGGACTTAATCGCCGCCGCACCCCAAGTTGATGGCTATTTCCTGGCCCTTCCCAATCTCCCCAACACCTTTATGGCTACGGTGGCCCGTCAATTTATCGCCTCTGGCTGGAAAGGGGTGTTAGTGGATGCCTTAAAACGAACCAGTGCCGTAGAACAACTGCTGGGGTTACAAGATGAGCTGCAAGCCGCCGGAATCACCTACATGACCGGCTGTGGTGCCACCCCAGGACTTCTCACCGCCGCCGCCGCTTTAGCCGCGCAAAGTTACGCCGAAATCCATCACGTGGCCATCACCTTCGGCGTGGGGATTGCCAACTGGGAGGCCTATCGCTCCACCATCCGCGAAGATATTGCTCATATGCCAGGCTACGATGTGGAGACGGCCCGGGCCATGAGTGATGACGAAGTGACCGCACTCTTAGACAAAACCAACGGCATTCTCAAGTTAGAGAATATGGAGCACGCCGATGACATCATGTTAGAGTTAGCCGGCATTGTCGATCGCGATCGCGTCACCGTCGGCGGCATCGTCGATACCCGCAACGCCAAAAAACCCCTCAGCACCAACGTCCAAGTCACCGGCCGCACCTTCGACGGCAAAATCTCCACCCACACCTTCACCCTCGGCGACGACACCAGCATGGCCGCTAACGTCTGCGGTCCCGCCTTCGGCTACCTCAAAGCGGGGATTAGCCTCCACCGTCGCGGCCTTCACGGACTCTTCACTGCCGCTGAAGTCATGCCACAGTTTGTCCGCTAA
- a CDS encoding NAD-dependent epimerase/dehydratase family protein produces the protein MSIVLVTGSAGLIGSESVRFFCEKGFTVVGIDNNLRESFFGEGASTLWNRDRLQQKYGDHYIHHNSDIRDRSAMESLFKTYNREIGLIIHTAAQPSHDWAARDPFTDFTVNANGTLNLLEQTRQHCPEAVFIFCSTNKVYGDNPNRLPLVELERRWEIEEGHPFYNGIDESMSIDHCKHSLFGASKVAADVLVQEYGRYFEMKTACFRGGCLTGPSHSGAELHGFLSYLMKCTVTGTPYKVYGYKGKQVRDNIHSYDLVNAFYHFYQQPRVAETYNIGGGRESNCSMLEAIAQCEEIAEKQLNWEYQESNRSGDHIWWIGNLGRFKSHYPEWELTYGVPEILKEIYSQNLDRW, from the coding sequence ATGTCTATTGTCTTGGTGACTGGCTCGGCTGGCTTGATTGGTTCGGAGTCGGTTCGTTTTTTTTGTGAGAAAGGCTTTACCGTGGTTGGGATTGACAACAATCTACGGGAGTCGTTTTTCGGGGAGGGTGCCTCAACCCTGTGGAATCGCGATCGCCTACAACAGAAGTATGGCGACCACTATATCCATCACAACAGTGATATTCGCGATCGCTCGGCCATGGAGAGCCTGTTTAAAACCTATAATCGTGAGATTGGCCTGATTATCCATACGGCGGCCCAACCTTCCCACGATTGGGCCGCGCGAGATCCCTTTACAGATTTCACCGTTAACGCGAACGGAACCCTGAACCTCCTAGAACAGACTCGCCAACATTGTCCCGAGGCGGTCTTTATTTTTTGTTCGACTAACAAAGTCTACGGCGATAATCCCAACCGGCTGCCTCTGGTGGAACTTGAGCGCCGTTGGGAGATTGAAGAGGGTCATCCCTTCTACAATGGCATTGACGAGTCGATGAGCATTGACCATTGTAAGCATTCCCTGTTTGGGGCCTCCAAGGTGGCGGCGGATGTGTTGGTTCAGGAATATGGCCGCTACTTTGAAATGAAAACTGCCTGCTTCCGAGGGGGATGTCTCACGGGACCGAGTCATTCCGGGGCAGAGTTGCATGGCTTTCTCTCCTATTTAATGAAATGTACGGTCACCGGAACTCCCTATAAGGTCTATGGCTATAAGGGAAAACAAGTCCGGGACAACATTCACAGCTACGACTTGGTGAATGCCTTTTATCACTTCTATCAACAGCCCCGGGTGGCGGAAACCTACAATATTGGCGGCGGACGGGAAAGCAACTGCTCAATGCTAGAGGCGATCGCTCAATGTGAGGAAATCGCTGAGAAACAGCTCAACTGGGAGTATCAAGAGAGCAATCGCAGTGGCGATCATATTTGGTGGATTGGCAATTTGGGTCGCTTTAAGTCCCATTACCCGGAGTGGGAGTTGACCTACGGAGTCCCGGAAATCCTCAAAGAAATTTATAGTCAAAACCTCGATCGCTGGTAA
- a CDS encoding glycosyltransferase, producing the protein MKVVQRVWQKRAVRFLFGGGVAAAFNLLLMFLFIEVAGWDTTVLRNAANIISIELSLLFSFVIYRIWVWRGGTWGWREVLLRQLPLYHLSAGASVVLRVFAIFPLLDWLGVSYGVNTLVGVLVSAVFNYIVSDRLVFRDRPSENAQLYRPEGLEAAFPDSKKTHEGTEEGVQAPVSLFSIVIPAYNEEGSITETVTAITERLERHQVPYEIVVVNDNSRDRTETVLQHLSQENPRVRYVNNYYPNGFGFALRCGLEQFNGDAVAIVMADASDSPEDILTYYHLLQEGYDCVFGSRFVRGGEVIDYPRHKLVVNRLANLFIQVLFGLGYNDTTNAFKAYRREVIEGIHPILSHHFNLTVELPLKSIVRGYSYVTTPIRWQNRKAGVSKLKIKEMGSRYLFIVLYVLLERWLSRGDYRRQATARVVTPTPAEAVSSGKQNP; encoded by the coding sequence ATGAAAGTTGTTCAAAGAGTCTGGCAAAAACGTGCCGTTCGCTTCCTATTTGGGGGAGGGGTAGCCGCAGCCTTCAATCTGCTGTTGATGTTTTTGTTCATTGAGGTCGCTGGCTGGGATACCACGGTACTACGTAATGCCGCCAATATCATCTCGATTGAGTTATCGCTGCTGTTTAGCTTCGTCATTTACCGGATTTGGGTCTGGCGGGGGGGGACTTGGGGATGGCGAGAGGTGCTACTGCGTCAACTTCCCCTCTATCATCTCTCCGCTGGGGCATCTGTGGTCTTGCGGGTGTTTGCCATCTTCCCCCTCCTGGATTGGTTGGGGGTGAGTTATGGGGTGAATACCCTGGTGGGGGTGTTGGTGAGTGCGGTGTTTAACTACATTGTTAGCGATCGCCTGGTGTTCCGCGATCGCCCTTCAGAAAATGCTCAACTCTACCGGCCCGAAGGCTTAGAAGCGGCCTTCCCAGATTCAAAAAAGACTCACGAGGGGACTGAGGAGGGTGTCCAGGCCCCGGTTTCCCTATTTTCCATTGTCATTCCGGCCTATAACGAAGAGGGATCAATCACAGAAACCGTCACCGCCATTACCGAACGACTAGAGCGACATCAGGTTCCCTATGAAATTGTCGTGGTCAATGATAATAGCCGCGATCGCACCGAAACCGTCTTACAACACCTCAGCCAAGAGAATCCCCGCGTTCGCTACGTCAACAACTACTACCCCAACGGCTTCGGCTTTGCTCTGCGTTGTGGCTTAGAACAGTTTAACGGCGATGCGGTGGCGATCGTCATGGCCGACGCCTCGGACTCTCCCGAGGACATCCTCACCTACTATCACCTCCTGCAAGAAGGCTACGATTGCGTCTTTGGCTCTCGTTTTGTGCGCGGAGGAGAGGTGATCGACTATCCTCGTCACAAATTAGTGGTGAACCGTCTGGCCAATCTCTTTATCCAGGTTCTCTTTGGCCTCGGCTACAACGACACCACCAACGCCTTCAAAGCCTACCGTCGCGAAGTGATTGAGGGTATCCACCCGATTCTCTCCCACCATTTCAACCTCACCGTCGAACTTCCCCTAAAATCCATTGTCCGAGGATATAGCTACGTCACCACTCCCATTCGCTGGCAAAACCGCAAAGCGGGCGTCTCCAAGCTAAAAATCAAAGAAATGGGCAGTCGTTACCTGTTTATCGTCCTCTACGTGCTTCTCGAACGTTGGCTATCACGGGGGGACTACCGCCGTCAAGCCACTGCGAGAGTCGTCACACCCACCCCAGCCGAAGCCGTTTCCTCTGGAAAACAGAATCCCTAA
- a CDS encoding NAD-dependent epimerase/dehydratase family protein, translating into MTQNVLITGGAGFVGSSLALGFAQRYPNWQITALDNLKRRGSELNLPRLKAAGIEFVHGDIRNPEDLDPQRLHPDLILECSAEPSVLAGYGSPGYLLQTNLVGTVNCLELARQTQADFVFLSTSRVYPISYLSQLNYDETETGFALQEEQPFAGVSPYGIAEDFPLDRARSLYGTTKLASELLIAEYADAYNLRTLVNRCGVLTGPWQMGKVDQGVFALWVARHYFQKPLKYIGYGGTGKQVRDFLHVEDLLDLLDLQLQNFDRLQGETFNVGGGFENQVSLLETTQICQEITGRAIEITPVPETRPGDIPIFITDSRKVMSQVDWTPKRGIQRTLQDIYDWIVREETQVKGIFL; encoded by the coding sequence ATGACTCAGAATGTTTTAATTACCGGAGGTGCCGGATTTGTCGGCAGTTCCCTGGCCTTAGGCTTCGCACAACGCTATCCCAACTGGCAAATTACCGCCTTAGATAACCTGAAGCGGCGGGGATCAGAATTGAATCTTCCCCGTCTCAAGGCGGCGGGAATTGAGTTTGTCCATGGAGATATCCGCAACCCGGAAGACTTAGATCCCCAGCGACTGCACCCCGATTTAATTCTCGAATGTTCCGCTGAACCCTCGGTGTTGGCGGGATATGGCTCGCCGGGATATCTCTTACAAACCAATTTAGTGGGAACCGTTAACTGTTTGGAGTTGGCCCGTCAGACTCAAGCCGATTTTGTCTTTCTCTCCACCAGTCGGGTTTATCCCATTTCCTATCTCAGCCAACTGAACTACGACGAAACCGAGACCGGCTTTGCGCTACAGGAGGAACAGCCGTTTGCGGGAGTTTCCCCCTATGGGATTGCCGAAGATTTCCCCCTCGATCGCGCGCGATCGCTCTATGGAACCACGAAACTAGCCTCGGAACTGCTGATTGCTGAATATGCGGATGCCTATAATCTGCGAACCCTCGTCAATCGCTGTGGAGTCTTGACGGGGCCCTGGCAAATGGGAAAAGTCGATCAGGGGGTGTTCGCCTTATGGGTGGCCCGCCATTATTTCCAGAAACCCCTGAAATATATCGGCTATGGGGGGACGGGTAAACAGGTTCGGGATTTCCTCCATGTGGAGGATTTGCTGGATTTGCTGGATTTACAGCTTCAGAACTTCGATCGCCTTCAGGGAGAAACCTTTAATGTTGGGGGAGGCTTTGAGAATCAGGTGTCTCTCTTAGAAACTACCCAGATTTGTCAGGAGATCACCGGGAGGGCGATCGAAATTACCCCAGTTCCCGAAACACGTCCCGGTGATATTCCCATTTTTATCACAGACTCCCGTAAAGTGATGTCTCAGGTCGACTGGACCCCTAAACGGGGGATTCAGCGTACCCTTCAGGATATTTATGATTGGATTGTTCGTGAGGAAACCCAAGTTAAGGGCATTTTTCTCTAA